A stretch of the Oreochromis niloticus isolate F11D_XX unplaced genomic scaffold, O_niloticus_UMD_NMBU tig00007934_pilon, whole genome shotgun sequence genome encodes the following:
- the LOC102076460 gene encoding golgin subfamily A member 6-like protein 1 has protein sequence MLVSIRPATVEATMSSVQYLREFIKERLTAVCEEIFSEVQKTIVQYEEEINRQHRLLDISQKPDRNSHITDPPQQHDREEEEGLDEQQVCNQERNSSLDQEDPEPPQIKEEQEELCSSQEGEQLGLKQEAEGIIVWTDEEQLRLMETIWKPVIKLHRIDVQQQHAFEEEEVFTDQEVCNQERNSSLDQEDPEPPKIKEEQEELCSNQEGEQLGRKQETDAFIVTSACEESAHSESEPNSEQLLSHSSPEAESRDPEENQHVDSGSIRNAELKKERHRKRSHSQRVDNTPVSVVFGVQVPG, from the exons ATGCTTGTATCGATCCGTCCAGCCACAGTTGAAGCAACAATGAGTTCAGTTCAGTATCTGAGAGAGTTCATCAAGGAGAGACTAACTGCTGTTTGTGAAGAAATCTTCTCAGAGGTTCAAAAAACCATCGTCCAGTATGAGGAGGAGATCAACCGTCAGCACAGACTGCTGGATATCAGCCAGAAACCCGACAGAAACTCACACATCACAG ACCCCCCACAACAACATGAccgtgaggaagaggagggtctGGATGAGCAGCAGGTCTGTAACCAGGAGAGGAACTCCAGTCTGGACCAGGAGGACCCAGAGCctccacagattaaagaggaacaggaggaactctgcagcagtcaggagggagagcagcttgGACTGAAGCAGGAGGCTGAAGGCATTATTGTCTGGACTGATGAAGAGCAGCTCAGACTGATGGAGACCATCTGGAAGCCtgtaataaagttacacagaaTAG ATGTCCAACAGCAGCATGCttttgaggaagaggaggttTTTACCGACCAGGAGGTCTGTAACCAGGAGAGGAACTCCAGTCTGGACCAGGAGGACCCAGAGCCTCCAaagattaaagaggaacaggaggaactcTGCAGCAatcaggagggagagcagcttgGACGGAAGCAGGAGACTGATGCCTTCATTGTGACATCCGCTTGTGAGGAAAGTGCACACAGTGAATCAGAACCAAACAGTGAGCAGCTCCTTTCTCACAGCTCTCCTGAAGCAGAGAGCCGAGATCCTGAAGAAAATCAGCATGTGGACTCAGGATCTATTAGAAatgcagagctgaagaaggaaCGTCACAGAAAGAGAAGTCACAGTCAGAGAGTAGACAACACTCCTGTGTCA GTGGTGTTTGGTGTTCAGGTGCCTGGATAG